The following DNA comes from Tunturibacter psychrotolerans.
AACCCAGTCCGCGCCACCTACTCACCCACTGTCTATCGTCAAATCCTCCACACAGGTATCCCCTACCACGAGGAGATCAGTGTTCCCCTCAAAGGCGCCTACTTCCTCCGCATAGGTCTTCACGACCTCGCTACCAACCACATCGGAGCCGTCGAAGTCCCCGTCGACTCCGTAAAAAAGCTATCCCCCATCACTGCCTCCGCACTCACGGAATCGGCCACACCGCACCCCATCCAGAAATAGCTCACCTTTCACAAATCGCTTTGCCGCAATCAATGGACTCAGGCAGCCCAAACGGGCAGCCGTGCGAACGGAGTGGCTACGCACCCCTGACTGCGGCTGATAAGATGCAGTCACAGAAGGATGATGCAAGCCCATCGAGTCGTGATACTGATTCCGTTGGCAGTTGGCACTGGCGCCGTCTTATGTACGATCTTAATCCACTCGTTGGCTATGGGCGCGACGGTAACCTTCTTTCGCCGTGAAAGAAGACTCGGTCGCGCGGGCCTGGCGTTCCGCGTCGATCTTGCAATCATGGTGCTGACGATTTCAATCGCGTTCACTGCACACCTGATTGAGATCGCCTTCTGGGCAGTCTTGCTCCTACGCTGCGGTGAATTTCAAGATTTTGGAATGGCTTACTACCACTCAGCGGTCAACTACACAACCCTGGGTTACGGCGATCTGATTATGAGCCCAGCATGGAAGTTGCTCGGGCCGTTGGAAGCAGCCGATGGAGCACTTATGTTCGGTGTTTCCACTGCGATGATCTTTGCTGTCGCCACACGGTTAATTCTTGCCAGGTTTGTGGATCTCAAAGATTGAGCGATGCCCCGTCCTCCTCCAAACTGGCACCAAACCAGTTGCGCACTTATCCTTGAAGTAGTACCCGCGTGAAACATCCCCTCCTCAATCCGCGTACCCACTCTCTTCTGCGCGGCAATCTCCTGGTTCTCTCTAGTCTCGCCGTCGCTCTCCTCCTCTCCGACTTCCCCCACAATCACGCCACCCCCCTCCTGATCTTCCCCGCTCTCTTCGCTGTCGTAGGCACAGCCGACACCGTCCGCTGCATGCAACGCCGCTGGAGCTTCTATCACGCCGGCGTCATCCTTTGCATCTACATGGACCTCATGGCCCTCTGCATGATTCTCTTCTTCCTCCTCTACCCCTACGCACGCTGGATCGCATCCTCCCAATAAGCCCGCGTTTTCCCAATAACCAGCCCCCAAAGAATCGCAACCGCTCTGTTCACCTCATCAACCAACCGCCCCATCTCCTAAAACCCTCTGCGATATACTCGCCGCACCGGAAGCCGTGACTACCGGCACGATTGACCTAGGAGACTGACCACATGTTCAAAGGATTCCGCGATTTCATACTGCGTGGCAACGTCATCGATCTTGCCGTCGCCGTCATTATCGGAGCCGCATTTACGGCCATCGTCACCTCACTCACTGAAAAGATCATCAATCCGCTCCTCGGAGCCGTCATCGGTAAGCCAAACTTCGGCTATCTCATCGGTCACATCAACGGCGGAGAGATCCGCTACGGCGACTTCCTCACCGCCATCGTCAACTTCATCCTCATCGCCGCAGTCGTCTACTTTTTCCTCGTTATCCCGACCCAATACCTGCTAAAGAAATTCCACCCCGCAGTTGCCACCCCACCGGCCACCAAACCGTGCCCGCAGTGCCTCGGCGACATCCCCGTAGCTGCAACCCGCTGCAAGTTCTGCACCCAACCCGTATAGCTCTCGAAACCATGGGCGCCGTCGTCGAACGCTACTTCAACGTGGCTCGCTAAGCATAACCATGCCCATATAAAAAAATAGATGGGCTTATAAACCTCAGTGAATCAACGATAAACAAGGATCAAACACCTCCTTGAACCAAAACCAGTGCAGGCCGCAGTTGACATCTCATGTAGCTCTTAGGCGAATATAAAGCGAAGACATGCAGACCGCTGCCGCCTTACGACTCCAAATCGAAACCGCACTGGCCCACCGAATTCCTTCCTCGCTATTGCCGGCACCTCGGACCATTCGCCCTCTTGTGCCTACCGGTATCTGCACTATCGACGAGCTCTTGCAAGGTGGCCTACCTGTCGGTGCCATCACAGAGATCGTCGGCTCCGAGTGTTCAGGCCGCACATCTTTCGCGTTCTCCTTTGCAGCTCAAATCACACAGGCAGACAAAGTTTGCGCCTGGATCGATGTCTCAAACGCACTATTTCCCGAATCCGCATCCGCCATAGGAATCGATTTGAAAAGACTCCTATGGGTGCGTTGTGGAGTTACAAATCCAATCACCCCACCATCTTCGCAAATATGCTTTTCCCTCCCCCCGAAATATCTGATCGCTCCACCAGGGAAGAAAGGTCTCCACGGCGGAGGTTTTGGCCCTCACCCACGCGCCGAAGTCAAAGGACTCTCCACCGCTGTCAGTCGTCTCTTGCGGCCAGAAGCAATTGCGCCAAGATGTGCCGAGCCACAATGCAAAATAAAGGTCGAAAAGGAAATCTTCGAACCGAATCCATCACAGTCGATTAGGAGCATACAAAAAACACTCACTCCACGAAAGCCATGGTTCAAACCCTGGTCAAGGATCGATCAGGCATTGCGCGTAACCGACCTGCTCCTTCAAGCTGGCGGATTCAGCGCGATCATACTGGATCTCGGCAGCGTTGCTCCGGAGTTCGCCTCGCGCATCCCCCTAGCAACATGGTTCCGTTACCGCGCCGCTGCAGAGCGAAGCCAGGCAAGCATCCTTCTCCTCACCCAGCATGCGTGCGCGAAGAGCAGTGCTGGCCTCGTCCTCCGCCTGCAACCTGCCATTGCCCGACACAACGAACCCACCGTCTTCACCGGCATCGAGCATTGTGTCGAAGTAGTACGAGAACGCTTCGCCCCAACCAACGTCGTTCCCATGCGAAAGCAGCCGCAAAACGACAGAAGCGCCTCTTGGCACAGCAGAACCACATGGGCAGGTCAACGATGACCAGACCAGCGGAACTATACGCGTGTCTCTACGCAAAAGAGTTTCCTGCCCAGGCCATGGTGCGTCTGCGTCCCCAACTACGTGAAAGGCCATTCGTGGTGATGCAAGGCGAAGCGCCACTGCAGCAAGTCTGTTCTCTCAACACGAAGGCACGCACTCTCGGCGTAGCTCACGGCATGACAAACGTCGAGATCGATACATTCCCATCAGTCACAGTGCTGCCCCACTCGCAGGCCGAAGAAAAAGCAGCAAAGTCAGCTTTGATCGAATGCGCAGGCACATTTTCGCCTCGCCTCGAAGATTGCAGCGATGACACCTCTCTTCTCCTCGTGATCGACATCACCGGAACCGAGAGACTTCTGGGCTCTCCCTCGAAGATGGGAAAGACTCTTCTGCACCAGGTGAAATCATTAGGCATCACTGCGTGCCTCGCGATAGCCGGTAACTTTCATGTTGCCATCTGCCTCGCACGCGGCATGTCACCGTCAAACCAGGTAGCCATTGCTGCATCTGGACAAGAGAGCGTGGCCCTCGCCCGACTGTCCCTCACGGTCCTGGATCTTCCTGAAAAATATGCCGAAACACTTTCCCTCTGGGGCATTCACACCCTCGGGATGCTCGCGGCGTTGCCAGAAAAAGCACTCGTTTCACGAATGGGACAGGAAGGCCGACGCCTTCGCCTCCTGGCACGTGGAGAGCTCAAACACCTCTTCGTTCCACTCGAAGCTGACTTCACACTCGAAGAGCATATGGAACTTGATACGCCCGTAGAACTACTCGATTCCCTTCTCTTTGTCGTAGGCGTTTTACTGGAGCAACTGATCCTGAGAGCAACCACACGCGTACTAGCCCTCGCCTCTGTCACCATCACCCTCTCACTCGAAGGCGCCACCCCGCATACCCGCACCGTCAGGCCAGCTCTACCTACAAACAACCGCCAGCTCTGGATCAAACTCCTTCATCTCGACCTCGAAGCGCATCCTCCACAAGCCGCAATCCTCGCGCTCACACTCACTGCCGAACCCGGCAGCACAAGCAAAGTCCAGCGCGGCCTCTTCTCGCCACAACTCCCTGAACCAATGCGTCTCGATGTAACCCTGGCTCGCATTCGGGCCATCGTCGGAGAAGATTGCGTAGGCCGCGCCGTGCTCAAAGACACACATCAGCGAGACGGATTCACCATCGAGCCCTTCACGATCCCTTCAGA
Coding sequences within:
- a CDS encoding permease gives rise to the protein MKHPLLNPRTHSLLRGNLLVLSSLAVALLLSDFPHNHATPLLIFPALFAVVGTADTVRCMQRRWSFYHAGVILCIYMDLMALCMILFFLLYPYARWIASSQ
- the mscL gene encoding large conductance mechanosensitive channel protein MscL, translated to MFKGFRDFILRGNVIDLAVAVIIGAAFTAIVTSLTEKIINPLLGAVIGKPNFGYLIGHINGGEIRYGDFLTAIVNFILIAAVVYFFLVIPTQYLLKKFHPAVATPPATKPCPQCLGDIPVAATRCKFCTQPV
- a CDS encoding ion channel, whose translation is MGATVTFFRRERRLGRAGLAFRVDLAIMVLTISIAFTAHLIEIAFWAVLLLRCGEFQDFGMAYYHSAVNYTTLGYGDLIMSPAWKLLGPLEAADGALMFGVSTAMIFAVATRLILARFVDLKD
- a CDS encoding DNA polymerase Y family protein, whose protein sequence is MTRPAELYACLYAKEFPAQAMVRLRPQLRERPFVVMQGEAPLQQVCSLNTKARTLGVAHGMTNVEIDTFPSVTVLPHSQAEEKAAKSALIECAGTFSPRLEDCSDDTSLLLVIDITGTERLLGSPSKMGKTLLHQVKSLGITACLAIAGNFHVAICLARGMSPSNQVAIAASGQESVALARLSLTVLDLPEKYAETLSLWGIHTLGMLAALPEKALVSRMGQEGRRLRLLARGELKHLFVPLEADFTLEEHMELDTPVELLDSLLFVVGVLLEQLILRATTRVLALASVTITLSLEGATPHTRTVRPALPTNNRQLWIKLLHLDLEAHPPQAAILALTLTAEPGSTSKVQRGLFSPQLPEPMRLDVTLARIRAIVGEDCVGRAVLKDTHQRDGFTIEPFTIPSESSAEVISTQPRVAIRQLRPPENISLTLIGHQPKAFFFREKQYTVERAYGPWLTSGDWWAPTLWGHEQWDLIARSRDGELLGCCLLRDLTQNLWQIAALYD